The Naumovozyma castellii chromosome 4, complete genome genome contains a region encoding:
- the MEC3 gene encoding Mec3p (ancestral locus Anc_6.85), protein MKLKLIVNGYENPDDYKLLKTTISTVASLRRTAILRFTIDKLVIISTPRSSTTTAGNNNTVLHGDSGQVWCTIPRDVFNIYSVDSKREASTITMEYNCESLLSVFKRYDRVMNQGSSSDMTIKLRSLSELEMRKSSEKVNNNNDKKSNMRPNPICVLAIFFEEVIQLRNDAHGGGPDSRSNIGGGGNKVIMHSFKVPVKLLYGSQDQKIQEPLINYSQLMMCRLPAMSGENGGSFHNFMKRIDRYSNVTHMKLSGRRERARDSLGDVEENVRLNIIVDELLWNLQISWNGPLNPVIQQQQDEQMLSSQDGPAGMNDSQRSSNAVVSTNNTHSVDVDVPGSFSLSRADSSRSGTANRDAIYEVDMLQIEDSEMVDPRSIRGKRSREETNDEDVPADVTNNPLQDVSEMVERAEQESSHTHEVIICCKDWKVCGRLYSAFEEVVLAISNDESCVLHCSLDRGSLEDMEDLDKQRERGQIIYYMARSRGL, encoded by the coding sequence atgaaattgaagttgATAGTCAATGGATATGAGAATCCCGACGATTACAAACTCTTGAAGACCACGATATCCACCGTGGCTTCCCTACGTAGGACGGCAATCTTAAGATTCActattgataaattggtGATCATTTCCACACCGCGATCCTCGACGACTACTGCTGGAAACAATAACACTGTGTTACATGGTGATAGTGGACAAGTTTGGTGTACAATACCGAGGGATGTgtttaatatatattctgtGGATTCTAAGAGAGAGGCGAGTACTATTACTATGGAATATAATTGTGAGTCGCTATTAAGTGTGTTTAAGAGATACGATAGAGTTATGAATCAGGGGTCGTCTTCGGATATGACTATTAAGTTGCGGTCTCTATCGGAATTGGAAATGCGTAAATCATCGGAAAAGGtgaataataacaatgacAAGAAGAGTAATATGAGACCGAATCCGATCTGTGTTCTTGctattttctttgaagagGTCATACAGCTACGTAATGATGCACATGGAGGAGGACCAGATTCCAGATCTAATATTGGTGGCGGTGGCAATAAAGTTATTATGCATTCATTTAAAGTTCCTGTGAAACTATTATACGGGAGTCAAGATCAAAAGATCCAAGAACCGTTAATCAATTACTCGCAACTGATGATGTGTAGGCTTCCAGCAATGTCAGGAGAAAATGGTGGGTCGTTCCACAATTTTATGAAGAGAATTGATAGATATAGCAATGTTACACATATGAAGCTAAGTGGGAGACGAGAAAGGGCAAGAGATAGCCTTGGAGATGTGGAGGAGAATGTACGTTTGAATATAATAGTTGATGAATTGCTTTGGAATTTGCAAATATCATGGAATGGACCTTTGAATCCGGTGATACAACAGCAACAGGATGAACAAATGTTGTCATCACAAGATGGACCTGCTGGAATGAATGATTCTCAGAGAAGTTCTAATGCTGTGGTCAGCACAAACAACACTCACAGTGTGGATGTGGATGTTCCAGGATCATTTTCGTTGTCGCGTGCTGATAGCAGTCGATCTGGGACTGCTAATCGGGACGCCATTTATGAAGTAGATATGTtacaaattgaagatagTGAAATGGTAGATCCACGATCCATTCGAGGGAAACGCAGTCGTGAGGAGACAAATGACGAAGATGTCCCAGCAGACGTGACGAATAATCCCTTACAGGATGTATCCGAAATGGTTGAAAGGGCAGAGCAGGAAAGTTCGCATACACACGAGGTTATCATCTGTTGCAAAGATTGGAAAGTGTGTGGTCGGTTATACTCTGCGTTCGAGGAGGTTGTTCTAGCCATCTCCAACGATGAGTCGTGTGTGCTGCATTGCTCACTAGACCGTGGTAGTCTGGAGGACATGGAAGACCTGGATAAACAGAGAGAACGTGGTCAAATCATCTACTATATGGCCCGATCACGTGGTCTTTAG
- the GUF1 gene encoding GTPase GUF1 (ancestral locus Anc_6.86), whose protein sequence is MVRSFPRLLSSQSLKTRLSQTPQEKLRTFSITAHIDHGKSTLSDRFLQLTNVIPSSSTVSQVLDTLQVERERGITIKAQSCTMFHNGYALQLIDTPGHVDFKGEVMSSMRACQGVVLLVDAVKKVQAQTVANFQMAKEMGLVVVPCVNKIDLVAPDELQKCREEMIQKFAFAENEIVNVSSKTGVGVLDALIPAIIERIPPPQGKLSDPLRALLIDSWYDSYLGVVMLVNVVDGSVKINDKLVSAATGKKIEIKDIGVMYPNRVSTGSLKTGQVGYIVANMKNSHDALIGDTFMKVGMESKTEALPGFIKPQPMVFVGAFPADGIEFKAMDDNIQRLVLNDRSVTLQRESSNALGQGWRLGFLGSLHASVFKERLEQEYNNSQLIITQPTVPYKIKYKDGKEELITNPDDFPDYNSSNKNHRLNIENFQEPYVEATMKLPQEYLGQVIKLCDNNRGEQVAINYEDPSKEGKDIILGDLNQVTVLYNLPLSHLVDDFFGKLKSVTKGYASLDYTDIGYRSSDIVKLELCVNGKSVDALSQIMHRSQVERKGREWVSRFKQYIKAQLYEVIIQARMNNKVIARETIKAQRKDVLAKLHASDVSRRKKLLVKQKEGKQRMKTIGNIQINPEAYRAFLRK, encoded by the coding sequence ATGGTGAGATCATTTCCACGTCTTCTCTCCTCGCAATCCCTTAAAACCAGACTTTCACAAACACCCCAAGAAAAACTCCGAACGTTCTCCATCACAGCACATATAGACCATGGTAAATCCACTTTAAGCGATCGATTTCTCCAATTAACCAACGTAATCCCATCGTCCTCCACTGTATCGCAGGTACTGGATACACTTCAAGTGGAGAGAGAGCGTGGAATCACTATTAAGGCGCAAAGTTGTACCATGTTCCATAATGGATACGCTTTACAATTGATTGATACGCCCGGTCATGTAGATTTTAAGGGTGAGGTAATGAGTTCGATGAGAGCTTGCCAGGGGGTTGTATTGCTAGTGGATGCAGTTAAGAAAGTGCAGGCGCAAACTGTGGCGAATTTCCAAATGGCGAAGGAGATGGGACTTGTGGTGGTGCCCTGTGTTAATAAGATTGATTTAGTGGCCCCTGATGAGTTGCAGAAATGTAGAGAGGAAATGATTCAGAAATTTGCGTTTGCAGAGAATGAGATTGTCAATGTGAGTAGTAAGACAGGAGTTGGAGTTCTTGATGCTTTAATTCCTGCCATCATTGAGAGAATTCCACCACCTCAGGGGAAATTAAGTGATCCCCTAAGAGCATTACTCATTGATTCATGGTATGATTCGTATTTGGGTGTGGTGATGCTTGTTAATGTGGTGGATGGTTCAGTAAAGATTAATGATAAACTTGTTAGTGCGGCAACGGGtaagaagattgaaattaaagatattgGTGTCATGTATCCCAATAGAGTCAGTACTGGTTCATTAAAGACGGGACAAGTTGGGTATATTGTAGCCAATATGAAGAATTCTCATGATGCTTTAATTGGTGACACGTTCATGAAAGTAGGGATGGAATCCAAGACAGAGGCATTACCAGGGTTTATTAAACCACAGCCAATGGTCTTTGTAGGCGCATTTCCTGCAGATggtattgaatttaaagcCATGGATGATAATATTCAACGATTAGTTCTTAATGACAGATCAGTAACGTTGCAAAGAGAAAGTTCTAATGCATTGGGACAAGGTTGGAGACTTGGATTCTTGGGGTCTCTTCATGCATCTGTATTTAAAGAGAGGTTAGaacaagaatataataattcaCAATTAATTATTACACAACCAACAGTTCCTTATAAGATTAAATATAAGGATGGCAAAGAGGAATTGATTACCAATCCAGATGATTTCCCTGATTACAATTCATCGAATAAGAATCATCGGttgaatattgaaaatttccaagaacCATATGTGGAAGCCACCATGAAATTACCTCAAGAATATTTGGGGCAAGTAATTAAATTATGTGATAATAATCGAGGTGAGCAAGTGGCCATAAATTATGAAGATCCGTCAAAGGAGGGgaaagatattattttgGGTGATTTGAATCAGGTTACTGTTCTTTATAATTTACCGCTATCACATTTAGTGGATGATTTTTTTGGTAAATTAAAATCTGTTACTAAGGGGTATGCGAGTTTAGATTATACTGATATTGGGTATAGAAGTTCTGATATTGtaaaattggaattatgTGTTAATGGTAAGAGTGTGGATGCATTATCACAAATCATGCATAGATCTCAAGTGGAACGTAAAGGTCGTGAATGGGTCAGTAGATTTAAACAATATATCAAGGCCCAATTGTATGAAGTTATCATTCAAGCTCgaatgaataataaagttaTCGCAAGAGAGACTATTAAGGCACAGAGGAAAGATGTTCTTGCCAAGTTGCATGCGTCAGACGtttcaagaaggaaaaaattattggtGAAGCAGAAGGAAGGTAAACAAAGAATGAAGACTATTGgtaatattcaaataaatccGGAGGCATATAGAGCTTTCTTACGTAAATAG
- the COQ11 gene encoding ubiquinone biosynthesis protein COQ11 (ancestral locus Anc_6.87), which translates to MKGLVIFGGNGLLGKRICEQAVLSGYKVTSLSRSGRPPLPTSKKHDDETWISKVNWEKADVLNPSTYEKFLLDKNVNDVVHSVGILLENSNYKSILNSKGGNNNPTTKTQSYDLINRKSAVLLADTFQQCLSKKKKDENETEDSGINPSFSYISADKAFPIIPEGYILSKRKAEEELLSKYSHNLRPIIMRPGFMFDETLLSTWDIRTSMNTVVSFLDTTNKGLFKGKLPTRPSISTQSVSKCLLSKIKDQSFQGIVPLEEISKF; encoded by the coding sequence ATGAAGGGTCTAGTTATCTTTGGTGGTAATGGGCTTCTAGGTAAAAGAATTTGTGAACAAGCTGTGCTTTCTGGGTATAAAGTGACCTCTTTGTCTCGTTCCGGGAGACCACCCTTACCAACTTCCAAGAAGCATGATGACGAAACATGGATAAGCAAAGTCAATTGGGAAAAAGCTGATGTCTTGAACCCTTCCACTTATGAGAAATTCCTGTTAGACAAGAATGTGAACGACGTGGTGCATTCTGTCGGTATACTGTTGGAAAACTCCAACTAtaaatcaattttaaattctAAAGGGGGAAACAACAATCCAACAACTAAGACTCAATCTTATGATCTGATAAATAGGAAATCTGCCGTCTTGTTGGCTGATACATTTCAACAATGTCTctccaagaagaagaaagatgaaaatgaaactgAAGACAGTGGAATAAACCCATCATTCTCGTATATATCAGCTGATAAAGCATTCCCCATTATACCCGAGGGTTACATCCTTTCAAAGAGAAAGGCAGAAGAGGAGTTATTGAGTAAATATTCACACAACCTCAGACCAATAATTATGAGACCGGGGTTCATGTTTGATGAAACTTTACTTTCCACTTGGGATATAAGAACATCCATGAACACAGTCGTTTCGTTCTTGGATACTACAAATAAAGGCTTATTCAAGGGTAAATTACCAACAAGGCCTTCAATTTCAACTCAATCCGTGAGTAAATGTTTGCTATCCAAGATTAAGGATCAATCGTTCCAGGGGATAGTACCATTAGAggaaatttccaaattctaa
- the SEC72 gene encoding Sec63 complex subunit SEC72 (ancestral locus Anc_6.89), giving the protein MSSAILSYNQNNKQIALLDPETETETPQTNIAQINKLTADLIAESNPNFTPQPKEEASKLIKNLFETGLKQIKQNKLPDALKSITLAIQMAKRKRTSYEAFGIQLQELQFMLRQKIDLQLLLGKFVDALEDLEFLLGTGMASNDVFIRKTDALLKLKKFQLAKVAAERGLSLHPNDTKLKALMMECNRNLVEFNGEI; this is encoded by the coding sequence ATGTCCTCCGCCATCCTAAGCTACAACCAAAACAACAAGCAGATCGCTCTGCTGGACCCAGAGACGGAAACAGAAACACCGCAAACCAACATTGcacaaataaataaactaACAGCAGACCTAATCGCAGAATCCAACCCAAACTTCACACCGCAACCAAAGGAGGAAGCCAGTAAATTGATCAAGAACCTCTTCGAAACCGGGTTGAAGCAGATAAAACAGAATAAACTCCCTGATGCCTTGAAATCAATCACATTGGCCATCCAAATGgcaaagagaaagagaacATCCTACGAGGCATTCGGGATCCAATTGCAAGAATTACAATTCATGTTACGTCAAAAAATTGACTTGCAATTGCTATTGGGGAAGTTCGTGGACGCATTggaagatttggaattctTATTGGGGACAGGAATGGCATCCAATGATGTCTTTATAAGAAAGACGGATGCActcttgaaattgaaaaaattccaattggCTAAAGTGGCCGCTGAAAGAGGTTTGAGTTTACACCCTAATGATACAAAATTGAAAGCTTTGATGATGGAGTGTAATAGAAATTTGGTAGAATTTAATGGAGAAATTTAA
- the NCAS0D03080 gene encoding uncharacterized protein (ancestral locus Anc_6.93), with amino-acid sequence MAPHSTLLLDSTASPTATHLCNEYHPYDTGAFDSIISTLVNTFKLNIFKDPNNVNTLHIHRGDLEIDPIENIIAVCLILFIFSLIFLIVFGVFIICIINIFSNDPNAKSQDDDLEKQLTTTITGEQLRKNELK; translated from the coding sequence ATGGCCCCCCATTCAACCTTACTACTGGACTCCACGGCCAGTCCCACAGCAACACATCTCTGCAACGAGTACCATCCCTACGACACCGGTGCCTTCGACTCCATAATATCAACTCTGGTCAACACGTTCAAATTGAACATATTCAAAGATCCAAACAACGTCAACACATTGCACATCCACAGGGGCGATTTGGAGATTGACCCCATTGAGAACATCATTGCTGTGTGTCTAAttcttttcatcttctccCTTATTTTCCTGATCGTGTTCGGTGTGTTCATTATTTGcatcattaatatcttcTCCAATGACCCAAACGCAAAGTCTCAAGATGACGATTTGGAAAAGCAATTGACCACCACCATAACGGGGGAACAGCTTCGAAAGAACGAACTAAAATAA
- the YHC1 gene encoding Yhc1p (ancestral locus Anc_6.94), translated as MARYYCEYCHSYLTHDTLSVRKSHLIGKNHLRITADYYRNKNVNNKVKVKSHKKKAPKNTSEGRGEKKLKVKCVSNKEKKKNEKLKKIFQKELQTSDISSSILSKVYEGSPGYSKIFIDSNRLDIGDSVKLNKLPQRANDRSGGRYGHQQDHERSKSGRTRYETFDLAEYYSNRATRKPLEPPKILSAWSGTVPKTSIYHEKTANSLLQHTINESKRRIMSNSSVSGKTAESMHPPVKRRRYGN; from the coding sequence ATGGCACGTTATTATTGTGAATATTGTCACTCGTACCTTACACACGACACGTTGAGTGTGAGGAAGTCTCATCTGATAGGGAAGAACCATTTGCGTATAACAGCTGATTATTATCGTAATAAGAATGTTAACAATAAAGTGAAAGTGAAATCTCATAAGAAAAAAGCCCCAAAGAATACCTCTGAGGGAAGAGGGGAAAAGAAACTGAAAGTGAAGTGTGTTTCcaataaggaaaagaagaagaatgagaaattgaagaaaattttccagAAGGAATTGCAGACTAGTGacatttcatcatcaattttgTCTAAAGTATATGAGGGTTCACCTGGATATTcgaaaatatttattgattcGAATCGATTGGACATTGGTGATTCTGTTAAATTAAACAAGTTACCTCAGAGAGCCAATGACCGAAGTGGTGGCAGGTATGGACACCAGCAAGATCATGAGAGGAGTAAAAGCGGGAGAACGAGATATGAAACTTTTGATCTGGCGGAATACTATTCCAACAGGGCTACAAGGAAACCCTTGGAACCTCCAAAGATACTAAGTGCCTGGAGTGGTACGGTGCCCAAGACGTCGATATATCATGAGAAGACAGCCAATTCGTTGTTGCAACATACGATCAACGAATCTAAGAGACGTATAATGAGTAACAGTAGTGTTTCGGGGAAGACAGCTGAATCTATGCATCCACCAGtcaagagaagaagatatggTAATTGA
- the ECM38 gene encoding gamma-glutamyltransferase (ancestral locus Anc_6.96) produces the protein MFNYIFLTISQKSSPGNSIVCGWHNDKIRNLVIKLTQTLQTLSKGHRTMLITLISSLLLATTRITSRPIQTPFQDETTLPVPPPDIDITPLPRYPSLTPDQTLLKIGSHAAISSDLEFCNNLTMNRILRKFPKSTAFDATVTQTLCIGLINFFNSGVGGGGYLVTSSSSSNKDEKPLTIDFREMAPGNTTSDMFLKDPVLLPKVGALAVAIPGELMGLWELFQRRGSGEVTWSELLEPIIEVAEEGWVVGDVLASTLEMYEPLFLRMGKDDWSFLLNDAKDGVLQEGDIMRRPEMAKLLRELSNNGSVAPFYDKDHWIVKSMVKKIQDYGGIVTEDDFSNYKVKVDEPLSLIIREGDPYFPDDGLTVLTSSGSSSGAALLSALRILDHFPISEGGDYQDDTTFQLIESMKWMGSGRSRLGDYFYNDSNAALPENIRHIMNDSWIENAVNLMRENQGHTLPNYTYYEPEYEMNEPHGTAHFSIVDKFGNAVSLTTTVNLLFGSMLHDPNTGVIFNNEMDDFSQPHQSNNFDLNPSKYNFLAPGKRPLSSAAPIIILDSLGRPDLIVGASGGSRITTAILQTIVRIYWYKMPILESIAYPRVHHQLLPDHLEVENITMIGKETIKSLENMGYTIIEQFPKSVINAIKNYRLEWHAVSDFWRKRGVSCVD, from the coding sequence ATGttcaattatatttttttaacCATTTCCCAAAAATCTTCCCCGGGTAACAGCATCGTTTGCGGCTGGCACAATGATAAGATAAGAAACCTAGTTATTAAATTAACACAAACATTACAGACACTTTCAAAAGGCCATCGAACCATGCTGATAACTCTAATATCATCGCTTCTACTAGCAACAACCCGAATAACCTCACGTCCCATACAAACACCCTTTCAGGACGAAACAACTCTGCCCGTCCCACCACCGGACATAGACATAACACCCTTACCACGCTACCCCTCCCTCACACCTGATCAAAccttattgaaaattggATCTCATGCTGCTATCTCCTCAGACCTCGAGTTTTGCAATAATCTAACCATGAACCGCATCCTAAGAAAGTTCCCCAAATCCACGGCATTTGATGCCACAGTTACTCAGACTCTATGTATAGGTCtgattaatttcttcaatagtGGGGTCGGTGGAGGTGGATACTTGGTAActtcctcctcctcttccAATAAGGATGAAAAACCTCTCACTATTGATTTCAGAGAGATGGCACCGGGGAACACCACAAGTGATATGTTCTTGAAGGATCCCGTCTTGTTACCGAAAGTGGGGGCCCTCGCTGTCGCTATCCCGGGGGAGTTGATGGGTTTGTGGGAGTTGTTTCAAAGGAGAGGTTCAGGGGAGGTGACGTGGTCCGAGTTGTTAGAACCTATTATTGAAGTGGCTGAAGAAGGTTGGGTCGTCGGAGATGTATTGGCAAGTACGTTGGAGATGTATGAACCCTTGTTCTTGAGAATGGGGAAAGATGATTGGTCTTTCCTTCTAAATGATGCTAAGGATGGGGTTTTGCAAGAGGGGGATATTATGAGGAGACCGGAAATGGCAAAATTATTGAGGGAATTGAGTAATAATGGTTCTGTGGCACCATTTTACGATAAGGATCATTGGATTGTTAAATCTATGGTTAAGAAGATTCAAGATTATGGTGGTATTGTCACAGAGGATGATTTTAGCAATTATAAAGTCAAGGTTGATGAACCTTTATCGTTAATTATAAGGGAAGGCGATCCTTACTTCCCGGATGATGGATTGACCGTATTAACATCTAGTGGTTCAAGTTCAGGTGCTGCTTTATTATCTGCTCTAAGGATCCTAGATCATTTCCCCATCAGTGAAGGTGGAGATTATCAAGATGATACAACTTTCCAACTAATTGAATCAATGAAATGGATGGGTAGTGGTCGTAGTAGACTAGGTGATTATTTTTATAATGATTCGAATGCTGCTTTACCTGAAAATATACGGCACATAATGAATGATTCCTGGATTGAAAATGCTGTTAATCTAATGAGGGAAAATCAAGGCCATACTTTACCTAATTATACTTATTATGAACCAGAATACGAGATGAATGAACCCCATGGTACTGCTCATTTTAGTAttgttgataaatttgGTAATGCTGTATCGTTAACTACTACAGTAAACTTATTGTTTGGATCTATGCTACATGATCCAAACACAGGTGTtatctttaataatgaaatggatGATTTTTCACAACCTCatcaatcaaataattttgatttgaatccatccaaatataatttcCTTGCACCGGGGAAGAGACCATTATCATCAGCAGCTCCCATTATTATCCTTGATAGCCTGGGTCGCCCAGATTTGATTGTAGGTGCATCCGGTGGATCTCGTATCACTACAGCAATATTACAAACAATTGTTAGAATTTATTGGTACAAGATGCCCATCTTGGAATCAATTGCTTATCCAAGagttcatcatcaattatTACCTGATCATTTAGaagtggaaaatattaCCATGATTGgtaaagaaacaattaaatCCTTGGAAAATATGGGGTATACCATCATAGAACAATTCCCCAAGAGTGTGATAAATGctataaaaaattatagaTTGGAATGGCATGCCGTTAGTGATTTCTGGAGAAAAAGAGGTGTATCATGTGTGGATTAA
- the EXG1 gene encoding glucan 1,3-beta-glucosidase (ancestral locus Anc_6.99), which translates to MVSFSSLLLSALSISTTVLSSPIPAKDASSLQFVHESNEKRYYNYDDGSLNEPIRGVNIGGWLVLEPYITPSLFEAFRTNPYNDDGIPVDEFHFCEQLGQETAKDRLEAHWSTFYQEADFKNIAEEGFNLIRIPIGYWAFQTLESDPYVKGSQEAKMDQAIAWAEKYGLKVWVDLHGAVGSQNGFDNSGLRGSIDFLNEENLNITVSVLNYMLEKYSSDKYLDTVIGVELINEPLGPVLDMDQLKNSYLKPAYDYVRNNLNSDQILIIHDAFQPFNYWDDFLAPGEDTWGVVLDHHHYQVFSSGELARNIDDHVKVACSWGTGVLDESHWSVAGEFSAALTDCAKWLNGVGIGARYDGSYSKPNDGSYYIGSCANNEDITTWSDERKQDTRRYVEAQLDAFEMRGGWIIWCYKTESSIEWDVQRLIFDGLFPQPITARQYPGQCN; encoded by the coding sequence ATGGTTTCATTCTCGTCTCTGCTGCTCTCAGCACTCTCCATCTCCACAACTGTGCTATCGTCGCCCATCCCAGCAAAGGATGCCTCCTCTTTACAATTCGTTCACGAATCCAACGAAAAACGTTACTACAACTACGATGATGGTTCGTTAAACGAACCCATCCGTGGTGTGAACATCGGTGGCTGGTTGGTCCTCGAGCCATACATCACCCCATCCTTGTTCGAAGCATTCAGAACAAACCCATACAATGATGATGGGATCCCAGTGGATGAATTCCATTTCTGTGAACAACTAGGTCAAGAAACTGCTAAGGATAGACTAGAGGCTCATTGGTCCACTTTCTACCAGGAAGCtgatttcaaaaacatCGCAGAGGAAGGTTTCAACTTGATTAGAATCCCAATCGGGTATTGGGCTTTCCAAACTTTGGAATCTGATCCATACGTCAAGGGTTCTCAAGAAGCTAAGATGGATCAAGCCATCGCTTGGGCTGAAAAATACGGTTTGAAAGTTTGGGTTGATTTACATGGTGCCGTTGGGTCTCAAAATGGGTTCGATAACTCTGGTTTGAGAGGTAGTATCgatttcttaaatgaagaaaatttgaacATTACCGTCTCCGTATTGAACTACATGTTGGAAAAATACTCTTCtgataaatatttggatacTGTTATTGGTGTCGAATTGATTAACGAACCATTGGGTCCTGTCTTAGATatggatcaattgaaaaacagTTATTTGAAACCAGCTTACGATTACGTTAGAAACAACTTGAACAGTGACCAAATCTTGATTATTCATGATGCATTCCAACCATTCAACTACTGGGATGATTTCTTAGCTCCAGGTGAAGACACCTGGGGGGTTGTCTTagatcatcatcattaccAAGTCTTCTCTTCCGGTGAATTAGCAAGAAACATCGACGATCATGTCAAAGTCGCCTGTTCATGGGGGACTGGTGTCTTGGATGAATCTCATTGGTCTGTTGCTGGTGAATTCTCCGCTGCTTTGACTGATTGTGCTAAGTGGTTAAATGGTGTTGGTATCGGTGCTCGTTATGATGGGTCCTACTCTAAGCCAAATGACGGTTCATACTACATTGGCTCTTGTGCTAACAATGAAGATATTACCACTTGGTCCGATGAAAGAAAGCAAGATACTAGACGTTACGTCGAGGCTCAATTGGACGCCTTTGAAATGAGAGGTGGTTGGATCATTTGGTGTTACAAGACCGAATCATCCATCGAATGGGATGTCCAAAGATTAATCTTTGACGGCTTGTTCCCACAACCAATCACTGCTAGACAGTACCCTGGCCAATGTAACTAG
- the HRI1 gene encoding Hri1p (ancestral locus Anc_6.101), producing the protein MPSLLKRILFEVAGHPNERTLTLSSASNDGHFISLRPLVKPSTEAEKKFPFEWAFAGTNANIKITPKSEGVAAQDFNFWFDANVYLNVPNTHRGEVNTTWTTWESGCIQETGKVFPFGKDKEGVSFMELWQPVDANRDELIITNDANSKGKSIVFKVDNAEYEGLVIVVGKWTQGFLSKKNGNSIEGLNFLRLLERESGKVEALVDYGKDAQKFPRDFANLKKGSSVDVNGLTWEVIEYTV; encoded by the coding sequence ATGCCATCcctattgaaaagaatacTGTTTGAAGTCGCCGGTCATCCAAACGAAAGAACTCTAACTTTATCCTCAGCTTCCAACGACGGTCATTTCATCTCTCTAAGACCACTCGTGAAACCATCCACCGaagctgaaaagaaatttccaTTTGAATGGGCCTTTGCTGGTACTAACGCCAACATCAAGATAACTCCAAAGAGTGAAGGGGTCGCTGCACaagatttcaatttctggTTCGATGCTAACGTTTATTTAAATGTACCAAACACTCACAGAGGTGAAGTTAACACCACTTGGACCACATGGGAATCTGGTTGCATTCAAGAAACTGGTAAGGTTTTCCCATTCGGTAAGGATAAAGAAGGTGTTTCATTCATGGAATTATGGCAACCAGTGGACGCTAATAGAGATGAATTGATCATCACTAATGATGCCAACTCTAAGGGGAAATCCATCGTTTTCAAAGTCGATAATGCTGAATATGAAGGTTTGGTTATCGTCGTGGGGAAATGGACCCAAGGTTTCTTAAGTAAGAAGAATGGTAACTCAATTGAAGGCTTGAATTTCTTGAGATTGTTGGAAAGAGAATCAGGTAAGGTGGAAGCCTTAGTGGATTACGGTAAGGATGCTCAAAAGTTCCCAAGAGATTTTGCCAATCTAAAGAAAGGTTCTTCTGTTGACGTTAATGGATTAACCTGGGAAGTCATCGAATACACTGTTTGA
- the ERV14 gene encoding cornichon family protein (ancestral locus Anc_6.102), producing the protein MSAWLFIVAVIINCINMFGQVHFTILYADLEADYINPIELCSKVNRLITPEAALHTVLSALMLVKGFWGVFLLNLPILAFNANKFYHKAQLLDATEIFRTLGKHKRESFLKLGFYLLMFFYYLYRMIMALIVETGNDY; encoded by the coding sequence ATGAGCGCCTGGTTATTCATCGTCGCAGTTATCATTAACTGTATTAACATGTTCGGTCAAGTCCACTTTACTATCCTATACGCTGATTTGGAAGCCGATTACATCAACCCAATTGAATTATGTTCTAAAGTGAACAGATTGATTACTCCAGAGGCAGCATTGCATACTGTCTTATCCGCCCTAATGTTAGTAAAGGGTTTCTGGGGTGTCTTCTTATTGAATTTGCCAATCCTTGCCTTCAATGCCAACAAATTCTACCATAAGGCTCAACTTTTGGATGCCACAGAAATATTCAGAACTTTGGGTAAGCACAAGAGAGAAAGTTTCTTGAAATTGGGATTCTACCTATTGATGTTCTTCTACTACTTATACAGAATGATCATGGCTTTGATCGTTGAAACTGGTAACGATTATTAG